The following proteins come from a genomic window of Miscanthus floridulus cultivar M001 chromosome 2, ASM1932011v1, whole genome shotgun sequence:
- the LOC136539510 gene encoding guanosine nucleotide diphosphate dissociation inhibitor At5g09550-like, protein MDEEYDVIVLGTGLKECIISGLLSVDGLKVLHMDRNDYYGGESSSLNLTKLWKRFKGNDSPPEHLGVSKEYNVDMVPKFMMANGALVRVLIHTSVTKYLNFKAVDGSFVYNNGKIHKVPATDVEALKSNLMGLFEKRRARKFFIYVQDYEEDDPKSHEGLDLNKVTTKEVISKYGLEDDTVDFIGHALALHRDDSYLDEPAIDTVKRMKVLHCHTLLYTTQLCYAEWYLIHLLRKILTS, encoded by the exons ATGGATGAGGAGTACGACGTGATCGTGTTGGGGACGGGGCTCAAGGAGTGCATCATCAGCGGCCTCCTCTCCGTCGATGGCCTCAAG GTTCTTCACATGGATAGGAATGATTACTATGGTGGAGAATCTTCATCTCTGAATCTGACTAAG CTCTGGAAGAGATTCAAAGGCAATGACAGCCCTCCTGAGCATCTCGGTGTCAGCAAAGAATACAATGTTGACATGGTACCCAAG TTCATGATGGCAAATGGTGCGCTGGTTCGTGTTCTGATCCACACAAGTGTGACAAAGTATCTAAACTTCAAGGCTGTTGATGGAAGCTTTGTGTACAATAATGGGAAG ATTCACAAAGTCCCTGCGACCGATGTTGAAGCTTTGAAATCTAACCTGATGGGTCTATTTGAGAAGCGCCGTGCTCGCAAGTTCTTCATATATGTGCAGGATTACGAGGAGGATGACCCAAAATCTCACGAGGGCCTGGATTTGAACAAGGTCACCACCAAAGAAGTCATCTC AAAATATGGATTGGAGGATGATACAGTTGACTTTATCGGGCATGCATTAGCGCTTCACCGGGATGATAGCTACCTGGATGAGCCTGCAATTGACACTGTCAAGAGAATGAAGGTACTACATTGTCATACTTTGCTATACACAACACAATTATGCTATGCTGAATGGTACTTGATTCATCTTTTAAGGAAAATATTGACATCCTAA
- the LOC136536959 gene encoding uncharacterized protein: MLPKKHASGSEKRKKKRRIEEFKESRRGALDKFFKSNTSTTTNPDERAIVPVEEQTTHPEEEDEGPIQDNVGIDMDDNNVSDHKPIFNSPTMESTRVDEELVFTIDMYDPVNWGNLDNKSRDILVEKGPIREENIVFPMDARSRHFAYTHYSRRMSNGEVRDRKWLVYSKSVEKVFCFCCKLFGSSNLKSSLGHDGFSDWSHVSERLKEHEVSVDHMTNMNSWNELRVRLSKHETIDKELQHQITKEKERIRLVLLRIVAIVKFLGKRSLAFRGSSEQLYNDVNGNFLACCDMVAEFDLVMQDHLRCIQNKELQYHYLSHKI; encoded by the coding sequence ATGCTGCCCAAAAAGCATGCATCTGGAagtgagaaaagaaaaaagaagagaaggataGAGGAATTCAAAGAATCACGAAGAGGAGCTCTTGACAAATTTTTTAAGAGCAATACAAGCACTACAACAAATCCAGATGAGCGGGCAATAGTTCCTGTGGAGGAACAAACTACacatccagaagaagaagatgaaggcccTATACAAGATAATGTTGGCATCGACATGGATGATAATAACGTGAGTGATCATAAGCCCATATTTAATTCTCCTACGATGGAATCTACTCGTGTCGATGAAGAACTAGTTTTTACTATTGATATGTATGATCCAGTAAATTGGGGTAATCTTGATAACAAATCAAGGGACATATTAGTGGAGAAGGGGCCTATAAGAGAAGAAAATATTGTGTTTCCTATGGATGCGAGATCAAGACATTTTGCATACACTCATTATTCTAGAAGAATGAGCAATGGAGAGGTACGTGACAGAAAATGGTTGGTCTATTCAAAAAGTGTTGAAAAAGTGTTTTGCTTCTGTTGTAAGTTGTTTGGTTCTAGCAACCTCAAGAGTTCATTGGGGCATGATGGGTTTAGTGATTGGAGCCATGTTAGTGAGAGACTAAAAGAGCATGAAGTTAGCGTGGATCATATGACCAATATGAACTCTTGGAATGAATTGAGAGTTAGATTAAGCAAACATGAAACAATTGATAAAGAGTTGCAACATCAAATCACAAAGGAGAAAGAACGCATAAGGCTAGTTCTACTAAGAATTGTTGCCATTGTGAAGTTTCTTGGTAAACGCAGTTTAGCTTTTAGaggatctagtgagcaactttacaatgatgtgaatggtaatttcttAGCTTGTTGTGATATGGTTGCTGAATTTGACTTGGTAATGCAAGACCACCTTAGATGCATTCAAAACAAAGAGCTGCAATATCATTATCTTAGTCATAAAATTTAG